One genomic segment of Erythrolamprus reginae isolate rEryReg1 chromosome 2, rEryReg1.hap1, whole genome shotgun sequence includes these proteins:
- the PIAS2 gene encoding E3 SUMO-protein ligase PIAS2 isoform X8: MQQPSPSVPPVHPDVQLKNLPFYDVLDVLIKPTSLVQSSIQRFQEKFFIFALTPQQVREICISRDFLPGGRRDYTVQVQLRLCLAETSCSQEDNYPNSLCIKVNGKLFPLPGYAPPPKNGIEQKRPGRPLNITSLVRLSSAVPNQISISWTSEIGKNYSMSVYLVRQLTSAMLLQRLKLKGIRNPDHSRALIKEKLTADPDSEIATTSLRVSLMCPLGKMRLTIPCRAGTCTHLQCFDAALYLQMNEKKPTWICPVCDKKATYENLILDGLFMEILNECSDVDEIKFQEDGSWCPMRPKKEPLKVVSPQCPKIEILHSSGSAMNSKQGSTPAGEVSKKKVDVIDLTIESSSDEEEDAPPKRKCIYMSDTQASPTKGVLVYQPAAVRVPGVSTVDSTAIAPSLTDYSVPFHHPPISSISSELPGLDFLSLIPVDPQYCAPMFLDSLASTLPASTTSGNLLTSASPLDSSSNNSSSRVSSSGRTETAVLTSTSGSNIPDIISLD, translated from the exons ATGCAGCAGCCATCCCCTTCGGTCCCTCCAGTGCATCCTGATGTTCAGTTGAAGAATCTCCCTTTTTATGACGTGCTTGACGTTCTCATAAAACCTACCAGCTTAG tACAGAGCAGTATTCAGAGATTCCAGGAGAAGTTCTTTATTTTTGCTTTAACACCTCAACAAGTTAGAGAAATCTGCATTTCCAG GGACTTTTTGCCCGGAGGCAGAAGAGATTATACAGTGCAGGTTCAATTGAG ACTGTGCCTAGCAGAAACAAGCTGCTCTCAAGAGGATAACTATCCCAATAGTTTATGCATAAAAGTGAACGGGAAGCTCTTTCCATTGCCG GGGTACGCACCTCCTCCTAAAAATGGAATTGAGCAGAAGAGGCCTGGACGTCCCTTGAATATTACATCACTAGTTAGACTTTCCTCTGCGGTGCCAAACCAGATTTCTATATCTTGGACATCTGAAATAGGAAAG AATTACTCAATGTCTGTGTATCTCGTGCGCCAGCTGACTTCAGCAATGTTGCTACAGAGACTAAAACTGAAGGGTATTCGGAATCCTGATCATTCTCGGGCACTAA TTAAAGAAAAACTCACAGCTGACCCAGATAGTGAAATTGCTACAACCAGTCTCCGAGTATCACTAATGTGTCCT CTGGGGAAAATGAGGCTGACAATCCCCTGCCGGGCCGGCACATGTACTCACCTGCAGTGCTTCGACGCCGCTCTCTATCTTCAAATGAATGAGAAGAAGCCCACCTGGATCTGTCCTGTGTGTGACAAGAAAGCGACCTATGAGAATCTCATCCTGGATGG ACTCTTTATGGAAATTTTGAATGAATGTTCAGATGTTGATGAGATCAAGTTCCAGGAGGATGGGTCCTGGTGCCCTATGAGGCCCAAAAAGGAGCCTTTGAAAGTCGTTAGCCCACAGTGCCCCAAAATAGAAA ttcTGCACTCTTCAGGTTCTGCCATGAACAGTAAGCAGGGCTCGACCCCTGCTGGCGAGGTCAGCAAGAAAAAAGTGGACGTCATCGATCTCACCATTGAAAGTTCGTCTGACGAGGAGGAGGACGCCCCACCCAAACGGAAATGCATATACATGTCGGACACACAAGCAAGTCCCACAAAAGG CGTCCTTGTGTATCAGCCGGCAGCCGTACGAGTCCCAGGAGTCAGCACGGTGGATTCTACGGCCATCGCCCCATCATTAACAGACTACTCTGTGCCCTTCCACCATCCACCGATATCAAGCATTTCATCTGAGTTGCCTG GCTTGGATTTTCTCTCTTTAATCCCAGTCGATCCACAG TACTGTGCTCCTATGTTTTTGGATAGTCTCGCCTCGACCTTGCCAGCAAGCACCACCTCTGGCAACCTCCTCACCTCAGCCAGCCCTCtcgacagcagcagcaacaacagcagctCACGCGTTAGCTCTTCGGGCCGGACCGAGACAGCGGTGCTCACCAGCACCAGCGGGAGCAACATTCCGGATATCATCTCCCtggactaa
- the PIAS2 gene encoding E3 SUMO-protein ligase PIAS2 isoform X3 produces MVSSFRVSELQVLLGFAGRNKSGRKHDLLMRALHLLKSGCSPAVQIKIRELYRRRYPRTIEGLSDLTALKSSVFNLDSSSSPVEPDLAVPGLHPAPSTSVAPQSPSSPLGSVLLQDTKPRFEMQQPSPSVPPVHPDVQLKNLPFYDVLDVLIKPTSLVQSSIQRFQEKFFIFALTPQQVREICISRDFLPGGRRDYTVQVQLRLCLAETSCSQEDNYPNSLCIKVNGKLFPLPGYAPPPKNGIEQKRPGRPLNITSLVRLSSAVPNQISISWTSEIGKNYSMSVYLVRQLTSAMLLQRLKLKGIRNPDHSRALIKEKLTADPDSEIATTSLRVSLMCPLGKMRLTIPCRAGTCTHLQCFDAALYLQMNEKKPTWICPVCDKKATYENLILDGLFMEILNECSDVDEIKFQEDGSWCPMRPKKEPLKVVSPQCPKIEILHSSGSAMNSKQGSTPAGEVSKKKVDVIDLTIESSSDEEEDAPPKRKCIYMSDTQASPTKGVLVYQPAAVRVPGVSTVDSTAIAPSLTDYSVPFHHPPISSISSELPGLDFLSLIPVDPQQYCAPMFLDSLASTLPASTTSGNLLTSASPLDSSSNNSSSRVSSSGRTETAVLTSTSGSNIPDIISLD; encoded by the exons ATGGTATCAAGTTTCCGGGTGTCTGAACTGCAAGTGTTGCTGGGTTTTGCTGGACGTAATAAAAGTGGGCGCAAACATGACCTCCTAATGAGGGCTCTGCACTTGCTGAAGAGTGGCTGTAGCCCAGCAGTTCAGATCAAGATCCGGGAACTCTACCGGCGCCGCTATCCCAGGACAATTGAAGGCCTTTCTGACTTGACTGCTCTAAAATCTTCAGTTTTCAACCTGGACAGTAGCTCTTCTCCGGTAGAACCTGACTTAGCTGTGCCCGGATTGCATCCCGCACCTTCAACTTCGGTCGCTCCCCAATCACCTTCCTCTCCTCTTGGTTCAGTGTTACTTCAGGACACCAAGCCTCGTTTTGAGATGCAGCAGCCATCCCCTTCGGTCCCTCCAGTGCATCCTGATGTTCAGTTGAAGAATCTCCCTTTTTATGACGTGCTTGACGTTCTCATAAAACCTACCAGCTTAG tACAGAGCAGTATTCAGAGATTCCAGGAGAAGTTCTTTATTTTTGCTTTAACACCTCAACAAGTTAGAGAAATCTGCATTTCCAG GGACTTTTTGCCCGGAGGCAGAAGAGATTATACAGTGCAGGTTCAATTGAG ACTGTGCCTAGCAGAAACAAGCTGCTCTCAAGAGGATAACTATCCCAATAGTTTATGCATAAAAGTGAACGGGAAGCTCTTTCCATTGCCG GGGTACGCACCTCCTCCTAAAAATGGAATTGAGCAGAAGAGGCCTGGACGTCCCTTGAATATTACATCACTAGTTAGACTTTCCTCTGCGGTGCCAAACCAGATTTCTATATCTTGGACATCTGAAATAGGAAAG AATTACTCAATGTCTGTGTATCTCGTGCGCCAGCTGACTTCAGCAATGTTGCTACAGAGACTAAAACTGAAGGGTATTCGGAATCCTGATCATTCTCGGGCACTAA TTAAAGAAAAACTCACAGCTGACCCAGATAGTGAAATTGCTACAACCAGTCTCCGAGTATCACTAATGTGTCCT CTGGGGAAAATGAGGCTGACAATCCCCTGCCGGGCCGGCACATGTACTCACCTGCAGTGCTTCGACGCCGCTCTCTATCTTCAAATGAATGAGAAGAAGCCCACCTGGATCTGTCCTGTGTGTGACAAGAAAGCGACCTATGAGAATCTCATCCTGGATGG ACTCTTTATGGAAATTTTGAATGAATGTTCAGATGTTGATGAGATCAAGTTCCAGGAGGATGGGTCCTGGTGCCCTATGAGGCCCAAAAAGGAGCCTTTGAAAGTCGTTAGCCCACAGTGCCCCAAAATAGAAA ttcTGCACTCTTCAGGTTCTGCCATGAACAGTAAGCAGGGCTCGACCCCTGCTGGCGAGGTCAGCAAGAAAAAAGTGGACGTCATCGATCTCACCATTGAAAGTTCGTCTGACGAGGAGGAGGACGCCCCACCCAAACGGAAATGCATATACATGTCGGACACACAAGCAAGTCCCACAAAAGG CGTCCTTGTGTATCAGCCGGCAGCCGTACGAGTCCCAGGAGTCAGCACGGTGGATTCTACGGCCATCGCCCCATCATTAACAGACTACTCTGTGCCCTTCCACCATCCACCGATATCAAGCATTTCATCTGAGTTGCCTG GCTTGGATTTTCTCTCTTTAATCCCAGTCGATCCACAG CAGTACTGTGCTCCTATGTTTTTGGATAGTCTCGCCTCGACCTTGCCAGCAAGCACCACCTCTGGCAACCTCCTCACCTCAGCCAGCCCTCtcgacagcagcagcaacaacagcagctCACGCGTTAGCTCTTCGGGCCGGACCGAGACAGCGGTGCTCACCAGCACCAGCGGGAGCAACATTCCGGATATCATCTCCCtggactaa
- the PIAS2 gene encoding E3 SUMO-protein ligase PIAS2 isoform X9, which produces MQQPSPSVPPVHPDVQLKNLPFYDVLDVLIKPTSLVQSSIQRFQEKFFIFALTPQQVREICISRDFLPGGRRDYTVQVQLRLCLAETSCSQEDNYPNSLCIKVNGKLFPLPGYAPPPKNGIEQKRPGRPLNITSLVRLSSAVPNQISISWTSEIGKNYSMSVYLVRQLTSAMLLQRLKLKGIRNPDHSRALIKEKLTADPDSEIATTSLRVSLMCPLGKMRLTIPCRAGTCTHLQCFDAALYLQMNEKKPTWICPVCDKKATYENLILDGLFMEILNECSDVDEIKFQEDGSWCPMRPKKEPLKVVSPQCPKIEILHSSGSAMNSKQGSTPAGEVSKKKVDVIDLTIESSSDEEEDAPPKRKCIYMSDTQASPTKGVLVYQPAAVRVPGVSTVDSTAIAPSLTDYSVPFHHPPISSISSELPGLDFLSLIPVDPQSRLDLASKHHLWQPPHLSQPSRQQQQQQQLTR; this is translated from the exons ATGCAGCAGCCATCCCCTTCGGTCCCTCCAGTGCATCCTGATGTTCAGTTGAAGAATCTCCCTTTTTATGACGTGCTTGACGTTCTCATAAAACCTACCAGCTTAG tACAGAGCAGTATTCAGAGATTCCAGGAGAAGTTCTTTATTTTTGCTTTAACACCTCAACAAGTTAGAGAAATCTGCATTTCCAG GGACTTTTTGCCCGGAGGCAGAAGAGATTATACAGTGCAGGTTCAATTGAG ACTGTGCCTAGCAGAAACAAGCTGCTCTCAAGAGGATAACTATCCCAATAGTTTATGCATAAAAGTGAACGGGAAGCTCTTTCCATTGCCG GGGTACGCACCTCCTCCTAAAAATGGAATTGAGCAGAAGAGGCCTGGACGTCCCTTGAATATTACATCACTAGTTAGACTTTCCTCTGCGGTGCCAAACCAGATTTCTATATCTTGGACATCTGAAATAGGAAAG AATTACTCAATGTCTGTGTATCTCGTGCGCCAGCTGACTTCAGCAATGTTGCTACAGAGACTAAAACTGAAGGGTATTCGGAATCCTGATCATTCTCGGGCACTAA TTAAAGAAAAACTCACAGCTGACCCAGATAGTGAAATTGCTACAACCAGTCTCCGAGTATCACTAATGTGTCCT CTGGGGAAAATGAGGCTGACAATCCCCTGCCGGGCCGGCACATGTACTCACCTGCAGTGCTTCGACGCCGCTCTCTATCTTCAAATGAATGAGAAGAAGCCCACCTGGATCTGTCCTGTGTGTGACAAGAAAGCGACCTATGAGAATCTCATCCTGGATGG ACTCTTTATGGAAATTTTGAATGAATGTTCAGATGTTGATGAGATCAAGTTCCAGGAGGATGGGTCCTGGTGCCCTATGAGGCCCAAAAAGGAGCCTTTGAAAGTCGTTAGCCCACAGTGCCCCAAAATAGAAA ttcTGCACTCTTCAGGTTCTGCCATGAACAGTAAGCAGGGCTCGACCCCTGCTGGCGAGGTCAGCAAGAAAAAAGTGGACGTCATCGATCTCACCATTGAAAGTTCGTCTGACGAGGAGGAGGACGCCCCACCCAAACGGAAATGCATATACATGTCGGACACACAAGCAAGTCCCACAAAAGG CGTCCTTGTGTATCAGCCGGCAGCCGTACGAGTCCCAGGAGTCAGCACGGTGGATTCTACGGCCATCGCCCCATCATTAACAGACTACTCTGTGCCCTTCCACCATCCACCGATATCAAGCATTTCATCTGAGTTGCCTG GCTTGGATTTTCTCTCTTTAATCCCAGTCGATCCACAG TCTCGCCTCGACCTTGCCAGCAAGCACCACCTCTGGCAACCTCCTCACCTCAGCCAGCCCTCtcgacagcagcagcaacaacagcagctCACGCGTTAG
- the PIAS2 gene encoding E3 SUMO-protein ligase PIAS2 isoform X7: MQQPSPSVPPVHPDVQLKNLPFYDVLDVLIKPTSLVQSSIQRFQEKFFIFALTPQQVREICISRDFLPGGRRDYTVQVQLRLCLAETSCSQEDNYPNSLCIKVNGKLFPLPGYAPPPKNGIEQKRPGRPLNITSLVRLSSAVPNQISISWTSEIGKNYSMSVYLVRQLTSAMLLQRLKLKGIRNPDHSRALIKEKLTADPDSEIATTSLRVSLMCPLGKMRLTIPCRAGTCTHLQCFDAALYLQMNEKKPTWICPVCDKKATYENLILDGLFMEILNECSDVDEIKFQEDGSWCPMRPKKEPLKVVSPQCPKIEILHSSGSAMNSKQGSTPAGEVSKKKVDVIDLTIESSSDEEEDAPPKRKCIYMSDTQASPTKGVLVYQPAAVRVPGVSTVDSTAIAPSLTDYSVPFHHPPISSISSELPGLDFLSLIPVDPQQYCAPMFLDSLASTLPASTTSGNLLTSASPLDSSSNNSSSRVSSSGRTETAVLTSTSGSNIPDIISLD, translated from the exons ATGCAGCAGCCATCCCCTTCGGTCCCTCCAGTGCATCCTGATGTTCAGTTGAAGAATCTCCCTTTTTATGACGTGCTTGACGTTCTCATAAAACCTACCAGCTTAG tACAGAGCAGTATTCAGAGATTCCAGGAGAAGTTCTTTATTTTTGCTTTAACACCTCAACAAGTTAGAGAAATCTGCATTTCCAG GGACTTTTTGCCCGGAGGCAGAAGAGATTATACAGTGCAGGTTCAATTGAG ACTGTGCCTAGCAGAAACAAGCTGCTCTCAAGAGGATAACTATCCCAATAGTTTATGCATAAAAGTGAACGGGAAGCTCTTTCCATTGCCG GGGTACGCACCTCCTCCTAAAAATGGAATTGAGCAGAAGAGGCCTGGACGTCCCTTGAATATTACATCACTAGTTAGACTTTCCTCTGCGGTGCCAAACCAGATTTCTATATCTTGGACATCTGAAATAGGAAAG AATTACTCAATGTCTGTGTATCTCGTGCGCCAGCTGACTTCAGCAATGTTGCTACAGAGACTAAAACTGAAGGGTATTCGGAATCCTGATCATTCTCGGGCACTAA TTAAAGAAAAACTCACAGCTGACCCAGATAGTGAAATTGCTACAACCAGTCTCCGAGTATCACTAATGTGTCCT CTGGGGAAAATGAGGCTGACAATCCCCTGCCGGGCCGGCACATGTACTCACCTGCAGTGCTTCGACGCCGCTCTCTATCTTCAAATGAATGAGAAGAAGCCCACCTGGATCTGTCCTGTGTGTGACAAGAAAGCGACCTATGAGAATCTCATCCTGGATGG ACTCTTTATGGAAATTTTGAATGAATGTTCAGATGTTGATGAGATCAAGTTCCAGGAGGATGGGTCCTGGTGCCCTATGAGGCCCAAAAAGGAGCCTTTGAAAGTCGTTAGCCCACAGTGCCCCAAAATAGAAA ttcTGCACTCTTCAGGTTCTGCCATGAACAGTAAGCAGGGCTCGACCCCTGCTGGCGAGGTCAGCAAGAAAAAAGTGGACGTCATCGATCTCACCATTGAAAGTTCGTCTGACGAGGAGGAGGACGCCCCACCCAAACGGAAATGCATATACATGTCGGACACACAAGCAAGTCCCACAAAAGG CGTCCTTGTGTATCAGCCGGCAGCCGTACGAGTCCCAGGAGTCAGCACGGTGGATTCTACGGCCATCGCCCCATCATTAACAGACTACTCTGTGCCCTTCCACCATCCACCGATATCAAGCATTTCATCTGAGTTGCCTG GCTTGGATTTTCTCTCTTTAATCCCAGTCGATCCACAG CAGTACTGTGCTCCTATGTTTTTGGATAGTCTCGCCTCGACCTTGCCAGCAAGCACCACCTCTGGCAACCTCCTCACCTCAGCCAGCCCTCtcgacagcagcagcaacaacagcagctCACGCGTTAGCTCTTCGGGCCGGACCGAGACAGCGGTGCTCACCAGCACCAGCGGGAGCAACATTCCGGATATCATCTCCCtggactaa